The region GAAAAAATTTCCGGTGGCTCGCTACTCGCTGGTGGAGGTTAAGCCCCACTCCGGCCGTTATCATCAGATCCGTCGCCATTTCAACCGTATCTCTCACCCCTTGCTTGGCGATGCCTATCACGGCGATTCCCACCATAATCGTTTTTTCAGAAATGACTTGGGAATCGCGGGTTTATGTCTGAAAGCTCGCAGCATCGAGTTCACGCACCCCTGGACAGGGGAATCTCTTTATATTGAATCTCCCACTTGTGAAAAATGGGACAAGATTCATTTTCTGTTCGATGCGACCAAGCCGCTCGGTGATAAGCTGAAATCCCCTTTGACGACCTAAATCTTCAGGCGTACAAACAGCCTCCTTCACGAGGTTAAATCCATGGTTACGTCCAAATCCCAAGCGTTGCAAAAGTTGCTTCTGGTTGTGGGGCTCTTGTTTTTTCTTTTAGTTTCCTTGAATGCACACTCTCAGACCATTCAGCACAACATGAATGTCGAATTAATTCCGGGCTTGAAATCCATCAAAGTCGTAGACACGCTTCGCTTTCCGAAAGATACTCCCCGCAAAATCAGTTTTCTTTTACACAAGGATCTAAGCGTAGCCGTATTAAGCGCTGATGATACTTTAACAGTTTTACATGCGGCTTCTGGCGATGAAACGTTCACGGAGTATGGTCTCACTTTGGGTGAAGGAAATGAGATTGCGACTCTTGCGTACGGTGGAGTGATTTCGGGTTTGATATCTAACGAAGGAGCTGCATTATTTGGCGAAACCTATTGGTATCCCAAATTCTTAGGTCAAATGATCAGCTTTGATGCGACTGTAAAAGCGCCCAGCTCTTGGCGTGCGCTGATGCAAGGACAAGTAGCGAAACTTGAGGCAGGTCCAGACTTTACGATCACTCGCTATAATGAAATCTATCCCCAGCAAGACATGTATTTAATCGCTGCGGCTTTCAAGATTTATAGTTTAACGGCTAACGATGGAAAACTCTACCAGGTCTTTCTTCGTAAAGATGATTCCGCACTGGCACAAAGCTATCTGTCACTGATTCCCGAATACATCCGCCATTATTCAGAAATTTTGGGAGCTTACCCTTACTCCTCCTTTAGCGTTGTTGAAAATATGTGGGAGTCTGGTTACGGAATGCCCGGCTTTACGTTACTGGGGCCTTCGGTGATCCGCTTACCTTTTATTCTGACAACATCGCTACCTCACGAGATTTTGCACAACTGGTGGGGCAACAGCGTCTATGTAAATTATGAATCCGGTAACTGGAGCGAAGGTCTTACGACTTATATGGCGGATTACTGGCAAGCTGAAAAGTCAGGCACCGCACGCGAATATCGAATGAATGTTTTGATGAACTATTCCGACTTCGTCGCAACCAATCCGGATAAAGATTTTGCTTTAAAGGATTTTCGCGGTCGTCACAGCTCCAGCACTCAAGCCGTGGGTTATGGTAAAACCATGATGCTTTTCACGATGTTGGAACATAAATTTGGAAAAGCCCTGGTGGATAAATCTTTGAGCCATTTTTATTCATCCCACCAGTTTCAGCAAGCCAGCTTCGTGGACATCCAAACAAGTTTTGAAAAAGTCACGGGGCATGATTTAAGTGGTTTCTTTGCGCAATGGGTGAACCGCACAGGGGCACCAGAAATTGCTTTGAGTGATGCGCGGGTGATGGGTTGGACCGATGGAAGATATAATGTCGCATTCGAACTTCGCCAGTTGCAAACTCCGGTTTATGACTTAGATGTTCCGGTGGTTTTAACTTTTGAAAACTCTCAAGAGATTCGTTTAAAAATTAAATTAAATAGTTCTCGTCAGCCCACAGTCCTTATGACGTCGCAACGTCCATTGAAAATTTCCGTTGATCCAGACTTTCTGGTTTTCCGAAAGCTTTACTCCGAGGAACGACCTGCCACTTTGTCTCAGATTTTTGGCTCCCCTTTGGTTCATTTTTATTCTGAGCGGGGTCACAAAGGTGCTGAAGGTTTCATTAAAGTTTGGAGTGGAAAAATCGAAGGTCGTACAACCTCACAATATATCGAAGACGGTGCTCCCCTTTCGGATGAAGGAGCGTTGGTCTTTGTGGGAGACGCCCCCGCATTTGCTGAGTTTGTGAGAGCGCAACTTCAAGATCAAAAATTCGAACTGACAAATCAGACCATCACCATTCAGGATCAAATTTTTGATTTAAAAGATACGAGCACCGCTCTGGTCATGGGCTTAAAAGGTCGTAAAGGCCAAACCTTGGCGTGGGTGCGTTGGAGTTCCGGCAGTGACCCGGAAGAGTGGGCCTCGCGTCTGACTCACTACGGAACCTTTGGAATCTTGGCCTTTAAAGGACGTCCCGTGGCTTTAAAAAGCAGCTGGCCTGTTAGCGCGACACCTCTGCAATCAGAATTCTAGCAGAAGGAAGCCGGACAGGATTTCCATGGGTTTTCAGGGTGATGACTTTTTTACCTTTGCAGAACAGTAATTAGCACATTTAGGGATGCTTATCATAGATTGGCAAACATGTTGGATGTCAAAAAACCAGGAATACTTTTAGCCTTCGCGCTTTTCTTTGCGATGCCCGTGCACGCCAAAAAAGTGTTCCGCGTTCTTATGGAAGATAATTGGCCTCCCTATGCCTATGTGAAAGACGGACAACCTGCTGGGCTTTCCATTGATCTCATCAAGGCTGCCATGCGCATCGAAGGCGCTGAAGTTCAAATCCAACAAGTCCCTTATTTGCGTTGCATGGCTTTGACCGAACCCGATGGCAAAGAAATCGCCTGCGCTAACACGGCTAAAAACGAAGAGTTGGCAGCGAAATACGTTTTTCCAACATCGTATTTGTTCCGCTCTCGTGGCCTGATAGTGGCAAGCAAACGTAAAATCAAAGAGTCTATCAGAAAATTTAAAAAAGTTTCTGACCTTGAATACAAAACGGTGGCACTCCCAAGTGGCTTTACCTTTGGCAAAGAATTTGACGATAACACGCGCATTTTGCGCTATTACACCGTCAACGACATGACGTCCCTTAAGCTGGTGGAATCAGGTCGAGTGAAATTCGCTGCGATTGATGAAATGGTTTTGTATTACTATCTGAATCATCATCCAGAACTGAAAGATGTCATCGTCCCGGTGATTGATTTGACGAACGAACCTATTTATATGCAGCTTTCAAAAACTCAACCTGAGGCTATCGAGCTTCGCGACAAGTTTGAGCGTGGCATGACGGCCCTCAAAGCCTCCCCAGAGTACGAACAGCTTTTACAAAAGTACCTGGGTAAAGGCGTTCCTGTAGATAAATTTAAATAATTAAAACGAATCCGAGTGAGCCATAATTCCAGGCTCACTCATCCAGCGAATTCCAGTTGCTGCTCTGACAGCATTTTCTGCATTAAGCAATCCTGCCCCATACTCGTTTTTAGAATTCTCCCCTGCCGGTGCCGATGCTGTTCGCATCAAGATCTTTTTGATCTCAGTGGATTTAAGCTTTTTATTAGCAGCCTTCATAAGGGCCACAACACCCGTTACGTGAGGCGCTGCCATGCTGGTACCACTCATCACTTGGAAACCCGTCGTGCCTGCTTGGAGCGTTGCTAAAACCCTTTCACCGCGGGAAACACGTTCCTGAATGGCCGTGGCATTTTTCTTTTCGATCATAAAAATCGAGATTGGCAGAGTCTTGCCTTCTTCCGTGAAGCGACCCACTTCAAGTCCGGGACGATTGTTCACAAAAATTATAGCGGCGGCCCCCGCTTTGATTGCGTTATTGATTTTATTCATGAATTTGCCAGAACCCCGACGAACCAAGGCAAAACCACCTTTGATATTCTTACGAGCAAAATCCCCAGGCGTGTCACCTTCACCGCAATCAACCAGCTCACCTTTTAAAGATCCACGAACCTCGCGCGTCCCACCAAATGTGCTTGCTAAAAACTTTACCGAAGAGCCATTTAAGAAATCAAAAAGGACGGAATACGATTTTCCCCGCGACAAAGGGAATGTCGAATAAACATCCACGCCAGGGGCTACCACCGAAAGCTCGGGTCCGTACTGTGAAAATGTCGCACGCACCAAGCGGGGGTCCACTGCCCCCACAGCGATGACTGTTGGTAAAGCTGCAGGAAAGAAAACACGGTTGGATCCCCAGTTTCCGCTGGATGCAACAACCGAAACTCCCGCTTTGTCGGCACGCTTGATCGCTTCATCTTGGGCGGGGGTTGAAGAAATTCCTGAAATAGAGATATTCATCACATCGACTTTTTGTGAAACTCCCCAATTAATAGCAGATACGATTGCAGCGGTTGAGCAACCTTTTTCAAAACACGCACGGGCCATTAAGATTTTTGCTTTCGGAGCAACACCCGAAAAACCATTCACATCTTGTTTGCCAGAAATTATTCCAGCGACATGCGTTCCATGACCACGAATATCGGTGATGTCACTGCCATCACTTTCTCCGGTGAAGTCGCGACCTTTTTCGAAACTGTCTTTTAAATAGGGATGATTTTTATCCAAGCCACTGTCGATCAATAAAACGCGAGCTCCCTGGCCTTGTTCAGAAGCTGGCCATGCGGCCTGCGCGTGGATGGCGCCTACTCCCCAAGGAATTCCTGCAACAGGAGCTTCAACCACCGGAGATTTGCCTTTGGACTTATCAAGATAAAGTGGAACTTCCATCTGATAGGGAATGATTTGATCTTTTTCGACATAGCCCACGTCTGGATTTTGTTTCAGGCGTTCAAAGTCTGCTTCGCTATCGGAATGAATGATATAGGAATTAATCTGCAATAAGCGTGATTCAATCGTCCCATCGATGTCTCGCTCAAAAGAGGGAGAGTTCCCAAACACAGGAAGCTGATCCTTCATCATAACGATGTAGCGAGCCGCAAACGCTTGCGGCATCAACAAGATCAGCAATGGAATCAACATCAAATTCTTCACTGGAGATCCTAATTATACTGAATCAAATAATCCCAAACCGGTCCGTATTGACGGTCAATTTGTGCAGACATTTTTTCGAGCAGTTCAATGTAGTAGTCATAATCGGAGTTTTCAGCTGCTTGCAGATGTTTGTGTGCCGTCATAATCATACTCTGCAGGGTTTTCGCTCTTTCAGGGACTGTTTTCCAATCTGCTTGCTGTGCACCCTGTTCAAGTTTTACCTGGGCCTGCAGACCATAGTGATCAGACAAAGGAGATTTCTGACCGCCGCGTAGATTGATTTGAGAACTTTGCAGCTGCCATTTCCAGTTCATGTTCTTTGTGATATTGGAAACAAAGATAAAATCTAAAATCCAATTGCCTTTCTCATCAGACAAAGGATTTTGCGTACCACAAAAAGTGCATTGCCCGTTATAACCAACCGTTTCTTCCTGCACATCGTGCACTCCAAGCAACATCTTAAAGAATTTCCACTCGAAGGAGTCGGAGGTGAAATTAAAATCACCCGTCACCACCCATGGATATTCCAAGTTGCGCAGACGCCACTGAAAAATGTCCAACACCTGCGCAATGCGTACACTGCCTGACATTGGATGGGTATGCACATTGGTCGCTAGGATCGGAGTGTTTACACCTGGCAGTTGAACCACCATGTTCATGAAACCTTTTTTAACTCCCAAGACATCCTTTAAAGAATCCATAAAGCCGTCAGAGTTCACCGCAAAAGTAAAAACGTCGGTGTGAGTAATTTGCCCCTTGGTCAGGGCCATCAAACCAATTTTTAGATCCATATTGGGTGCGCTGATGTTGAAAGAAGGTTGCAAATTTCCAATGAGAACATTTTGTTGCCCAGAATTCCAAACTTCTTGGAAATGAACGATATCACAAGGTGCACTTAAGATTTCTTTGGAAAGTGCTTCAGAGCGAGACGTGATGCTGGGAGCATACATTGGACCGTAAGTGTTAAAAGTCTGAATGCAAATAGCATGGCTTAGGGATGCCGCAAGCATCCACCCGGCAAAAATTGCCCACTTCATATTTCCCCTCCAGATGTAACCAGGCCTCTACCTTTGTCGGGAAAATAGAGGATTGCAACCATTATATGCAGTTTAAGATTAATGGCATTTTGGCCGATTTTAAGAACATATGAAAAGCAGAGTTTTCACAATCATTTCGGCACTTTCTCTGGTTCTAGCATCCTGTCAAACACCAGCGCCAATGGTCGTGAATGACCCATGCGATGCATCGCGCGATCCCGCGTCAGAAAGACTGATGTGCGCAAAGGTTTTTGAGAACTCTCAAGATCTTGCGCCGCCGATTACGGATCCGGCAGCCCCCGTCACTTTTAAAACCATCAACAAAAAATTAGAATGGGACAAATGGATTGAAACGGAAATTGATTTCCTTCGCTTTTACAGCGAGCGATCCTTGAAACGCGGCACCGACAGCAATGGTCTGCATGGCACTGAGGTTTGGGGCTTTGCAAATTATAAAGCCTATGTCGAAGCGCGCGATATTTTAAATAGAATCCCTATCGGAAAATTAGATATCAATCGTTCCCTGATAATGAAAATTCATGAAGCGGGCTCCGAAGGTATCAAAAAAGAAGCCTGGTTGATGGGTAAGCTTATGCCCAAGAACATGTCTGTCGGTAACAGTACAGGGTTTAAGGTTCGCCAAAACATCGGCGGAGATCCCGTCTTTCATCCCTTGAAAGAAAGTCAGTACGAAGCGTTAAAGTCCAATCCTTGGATCAAAAAATTCATCGAACTTCCTTGGCCATTAAGTCGCAAAGAAAAGCGTCGTGGATGGATTGTCTATGGAGATTACCGTACAGTTCAATCCGCTGTGAATGAACTGTCGACTTGGTACTATAAAAACAAGAAAACCATGGACCCCATTGATTTAGCGGCCGAGTTTCAGTACCGCTTTGTTTCAATCCATCCGTTCATCGATGGCAATGGCAGAACTTCGATGCTATTGGCAAACCGAATTTTGCAAGAAGCTGGTTATCCTGGCGTGATGAACACCTTCCCAGGTTATGACATTTACTATGACCTTGGAACTTGGAAGCAAGTCTTCCGCAACAGTGTTGCGCAGTACGGGGAAATGGTTCGAGATGTTGTAATATCAGATCCTGCCGTTCCCACCGTCAATAATATCAATCGCGACCATGAGCCGCGCACGGCTCTTTTGCCTCCCGAAGCCTCGAACGACAAAAAATCCCAATGGGGGGAACTGGATACCCGACTAAAAAAGAAGTTCAAATGGATGAACGACACTATTTCTGCAAAAAATAAGTTCATCAAAATCGGCGACGGAACTTACACGATGTTAACCGATGGGTTTTTCTATAATTCTATGGGAATCCCCCATGCGCTCTTCAATAGAAAGCTTTACCCGATCGCCGATCGCACGTACTTGCTTTATGGTGAAGGGGGCGAACTTGCCCCGCATGTATTTGCTCGTCGCAGTTTAACTCTCGCTCACCGCAAAGTTTTTAGAGATCACATGCAATACGCAATGGATTTACAAGCCGGGAAAATCCAAGCCAAGGACATCGAAGTGATTCCTTATGATGTGATTAAAAATGCCAATGAACGTGGTGATATTTACCTGCACCCTTGGCAGGTCAATGTGTTTGAAAATGCAATTACGATCAAGGACACAGATCCGCTTGCGATCTTAGCACAGACCCGCGGCTACCATACGGATTTTGAAAAAAGCTTCAACCAACGCACAGGCATCTCGATGTCTGACGTTGTGGCGCAATATCAGTTCATGGAGATGAAATTCTCGAAATACATGGATTACGCAAAATCTGTGAACAACACCAACATGATTAACACCATCATGAAAAGCCGCGAAAAATATTTTGAAGCGGCAAAATCAATTTTGGCCGAGGGTGAAAAACAGATCGAGAATGCTCCAGCATCTTTGCAAATCACAATTAAGAAGGCACCGAGAGTGACGTTCTTTGAAAAATACAAATCCTACACGAACCTGGCATTCCCTTCTTTAAAGCAGGCCTTGGATGCTCGGGGCGATGAAAATATCGTCCTGCTCCGCAGTGATATGGGTTCGGTTGAAAAAACGGGTTTTATTTCCAATCAATCCTATATTGATTTGGCAAAATCACTTCCCGGCTACGACTCATTCAAGCTTTGGGTCAAACAAATGAGAGACAAGGTTGGCGACGACAAGCACGAACCCAAAGGCCTTGAAGCGCAACTTAGGAAAATGATTCCGGGTTTTGATAAACTGGCGGTTCGAATTAATTCGGCACTGCAAAACAATCGCTATGATCGCCGGGGTGTAGCTGATGAGTTTGCTCGCGAGTTTGTTGATCATTACACGCATGCCTTGGATACACCATTAAAAGACCATATTTCATTATCAACATCCACAGACCTGTATTTCGCCTATATAGGACAAGGACTTGAACCAAATATCCCTTTCCTGGCTCCAGGTTTGGGCGGAGGCATCTATTTTGTCCGTTTGAACAAGAGCACACTGGCTTCGACAATGTCGACGCCTTACCCGACGGAGTTTGAAATCTTGTCTCAAAAGAACATCTCGCCGTTTAAAATTATCGATAAAGTGACGATCGAACACTTTAATAAGGAAAAAAATGAAAAGAAATATGAGACCATCAATGCGGCTGTGGATGAAGCCTTTTACGTATTCCCTGAATAAGTGAATAGGAAAACGACAGCGCCGTCTTATATTGAGAAAGAGCGCCCGTTATTCATTAAAAAAACAGCCGCCGTTCCAACAACACGATATATTTAAAGAAACGACGACTTCGGCCCCGCCGAAAACCGCAAACTAAGGACAAAAACATGGCAATCTTCAAGCACCGCAGAAAATTAATCGTCAACCGCGAGGTTCAGTACGATGCCTTGATGTTTGTGGGTCTGTTCGTAACGGGCATCTTTGTCGCCCAAGTCATCGCTGGTTGGGTTTTGATCAGCAAACTTGAAGACAAAGCGGCGGCGGGTGAATACGGTTCGATGTCGATTGCGGAATTCATTGCACGTCACAAAGTGATGTTTTTGATGAATGAATTTGTCGTGGTAATCGGCTGCTTGATCTTGGGCTTCTATCTTACAAATAGGGTCACAAGTCGTATTGTGGGTCCGCTCTTTAATATCCGCCGTATTTTAAATCGCGCTAGCCGCCAGGAAGAAGCCGCAGAGCCCGTTCAAATTCGTTTGCGTGAAGATGACTATTTCCAAGATCTTGCGAAAGATCTAAATGTAGCACTTCAAAAGAAAACGAAATAGAGCGAGTGTTCACTCCTCTGTATTAAAATAAATTATCTGATAGATTTTTAAACTCGGGGATTTTCTCTAAAGCCGGGATTTTCCATGTTCCATCCAGCACGGATTGTCGTGGCCAATACATGCGCATGACTAAGCTAAAATCTTCATTGGCTGGCGCAGGCAACCAATTCGACTCGAGGCTTTTTCCAGGTGAAACTGCCTGAACATAGATATCTATCGAACCATCCGTATTTTTCTTAAGTCCTTCGCTGCCTGTCAGAGCAAATCGATTCAATGAGTTGGGCACAAAAAATTTACGTGTGTTGTATAAAGACACCGACCAAAATCCTTGAACCGGAGGCAGTTTATCCTTAGGAAATTTAAGAAGATATTTAAACCCTCCGTTAAGTCGCTCCCCCCGACGATCCACCATGGCTTGCGCCAAGGTCATGTCTTGTGGCGCCGCCGTTTCAAGTCCCAACTTTGTCATTAATGCGCGCACTTGATAATTGGTCCCGTAACGTCCTGCTAAAATCGGATGCCCCCATCCATTTGCCATCCGTAAATTCGGTGTGCCCCGCTGAAATTTCGCAAAAGACTCCTGCCCCGCAAAGTACCCCGAATTTAACGCCTCCTTCACATGTGCTGGCAATTGATCATATTGAAATACTTTATCTGGAAACATTCCCAAGGCAGCCATTTTGGAAATGATCGCACCATCTGTTTGCGCAGGAGGATTATTCTTAAGCTCTGCCACGAAGGTTGCAAAAAAAACTCTGGCATCCATATTTTCAACCTGTTCCAAAATCGGCGTCCTGCTGTCGACATCAATATTGAAAGGAACGGGGCTTGCTTTGATCGCTTTTTTAGAAATTCGCGACAGTGGAGTGATCTTCATTTGATCTTGAAAAGCATAAATACCATCGTAATCCGATAGGCCATTCACTTGCACCCTTCCAACCATCCACACGGAGTTCGTCGGCGATATTATTCTTTGCATGCTCGAAGGAACGGCCCCCTTCCAATACGGACCTGTGATGATAAAGCTTTTTTTCTGACTTCCGACAGTGCGGGTGCCGGGTGCCGCAAACACTTCGCCCCAGGCACTGATTAGGGAAAACAGAACGAAACGATTTCCCGGGTGGGGCCAGCTGACGACTACAGGTTCCTTCGATACATCCAACCACGCGACACTTCCCAGTGTGTCTGTCTCAGGATAGGTTTCAGAGGAATTTTCATTCGGCAACAATCGACGATTGGCGAGTTGATTCAGCGGCGCTTTTTCCTTTCCGGGGCGTGGGACTGCCGTCATGACTTCTCGAGTTGTCGCCATAACTACCAGCGGATAGGCATAGATATAAGTTTCTGCGGCAATCCTCTTCAGAGCGCTGTCACGCGCAGGCGAAACCTCTTGCGCCTGGGACTGAGAACTTACCCAGCTCATCAGTACAGAGAACAAAAGCGTCCTCAACGTCGAAATGAATCGCATGGCTCCCTCCAGATCATCATTGTTTTAGGCTCTGCTCTGTGGTGCCTCAACACAATAAGCCTTTTGACAAAGCCAAGACCTCTGTCATACGTTAACCGCATGAAATCCATCCTAGAAGCCGATGCCGAAAAGGCTTTGGCCGAATCACAGAAAAACTTCAAACAGGACTTCTCGACGTCTCGGGGATTCTTTACCGAAGCTGACGAAATATCGTTGCGTGAAATGGCATTGGCAAAATTGGATGAAGAGCTTGCGAAAACACCTTCCCCCTGCAAAAGCGCCGATGATGTTCGTAAATCTTGGAATGCCGTGGTCACGGATTTTCATCGTAACAACTATTGGAACTTTCAACCGACGGCTGAAAAACGCCCTCGAGTTTTGACTCAAGATCAAAAAACTTTTCGCGAAATGTTTCCGTACGTGTGGGCTGTGATTCAATCCGGTATCGTGCTAAAAACTGCGGTTTACTATTTTGGAATTCGATCTTCCAGCGATCCATCTACGGAAAATCACATTTTCTTATATTTGGCTTTAGCGACTTCTGCTGGGACCTTGATCTTCTTTGCGTGGAAAAACTTCCACAAAAATTAAAGATGGTAAATATAGATCAACGCGTAGCCAATGGACTTTGACAAGTCGTTGTTGGCTTTGCCATGCTAAAGGCATGAAAAATACGGTTTTTAAATTCCTATTCAGTACATTGGTGACAATATTTATCTCTGGTTGTGCGACGTCAACGGACGAAGGCGCCGTCGGAGCAAACAGAAGGCAACTGATGCTTGTCGGTTCTGCTGAAATCAACCAAGCCGCAGCACAAAGTTACGAGCAAACGAAAAAAGAAGCCCAAGCCAAAGGGACTTTAGATAAAAACCCAGCCCAGCTAAAACGGGTGCAAACTATCGCTAATAAAATCATTCCACAGACAGGTATTTTTAGAAAAGATGCTCTGGGCTGGCAATGGGAAGTTCATATTATTACCAGTAACGATATCAATGCGTACTGCATGCCTGGTGGAAAGATTATTTTCTATACCGGCATCATTGAAAAGCTGAATATGACCGATGGTGAGATCGCAGCGGTCATGGGGCATGAGATTGCGCACGCTTTGCGTGAACATGGTCGCGAAAGATATTCAGAAGAAATCGTCAAACAAGGTCTGTTCCAGATAGGCGTTGTGACAAATGTTTTAAATCCAAATTACGTCGGGGCCCTCGACATGCTATCGAATCTGGCTGTTACACTCCCCCACGGCCGCGGCCAAGAAACAGAAGCGGACACCGTGGGTGTTGAGCTGATGGCTCGTGCGGGTTACAATCCAGAGGAAGCTCTTTCACTTTGGAAAAAGATGGGAAGCAACGGAGGCTCCAAACCGCCTGAAATTTTAAGCACTCACCCCGCGGACGGAACACGATTAAATCATATTGCATCTCTTTTGCCGAAGGTCATGCCGTTATACCAGGCTACTAAAAAATAGCTTCCCTTCGGGGGGCAAAATTAGCTTCCCTTCGGGAAGACAAAATAAAGCTTCCCGAAAGGAAGAGCATGAAAGCAGCATACATCAA is a window of Bdellovibrio sp. SKB1291214 DNA encoding:
- a CDS encoding M48 family metallopeptidase — encoded protein: MKNTVFKFLFSTLVTIFISGCATSTDEGAVGANRRQLMLVGSAEINQAAAQSYEQTKKEAQAKGTLDKNPAQLKRVQTIANKIIPQTGIFRKDALGWQWEVHIITSNDINAYCMPGGKIIFYTGIIEKLNMTDGEIAAVMGHEIAHALREHGRERYSEEIVKQGLFQIGVVTNVLNPNYVGALDMLSNLAVTLPHGRGQETEADTVGVELMARAGYNPEEALSLWKKMGSNGGSKPPEILSTHPADGTRLNHIASLLPKVMPLYQATKK